The DNA sequence GTCCAATTCCAAGGATTGACTATCGCAATCCCTAGATAGCCCCAAAAAAATAAGAGCCATTCAACGAGAATGACTCAGCATAAAGAGGTGTGGAAATTTTTGAAGGGGAAATCACATTTCCTGTCCATTGACAGCTTCCAAGAACACCTCGTAATAGTCGCGTTCTTCGATCATGGCCAACAGATAGGATTCAAATTGCATGATTTGGTTACCACCCACTTCGGAAGCTTCGAATTCATCTACGAAATTCCGGTAGGCAGACTTCAGGAATACATTCTTCCCGGCAATAGCAGCCGCATTAAGTCGCATGATAATCTCGACAAACTTGGCTTCTCGCTGGAAGAATTCGTCCTTCAATAGCTTCTTACAGCTCTTTTTGAAGGCTTTGTGTTGGCGTTCTGCATCTTCATAATTCCTGCCTTGGTACAAATTGACCAATTCATAAATTTGGACATAGAACTGTAGCTCTTCACCCAACTGGACGTACCCTTTGTGCGCTTTGATCTGCAGGAATACTTCTGAAGCCTGCGGGTGCAGGGACTTGCAGAACAATAAGTCAACCATACTGATCAACATATAGACTTCCTGAAGGGCATTTCCTTTGATCTCAGGGAGGGTCAATGCCTCCTCCAACAGATCTCCGTATGCATCCAGATCTCCTGACACCTTGAGATTGAAAAGGCGTGCAGAATAGTAGTGGAAAGCGTATTCCCCAAAGTTCTGGCGTTTGAACATCTGAAGTTCTTCACCCAGAAATTCCAATTCCTCAGAAGCATCAGCAATTTTCAAGAGCTTGTGCAAGGAGTTGATCCGCCAAATACGGAGCATCAATCGGCTTGCATGATTGTCTTTGTTGAATTGCCCATCGTCGTTGAATTCGTCGAAGGTTTTTTTGGCGTAATCCGCCAGCTCCTGGAAAGCAGACTTTTGAATGAGGATGGAAGCGACTGCCTTGAGAATCATCATCTTCCCAGAAGTGGAGTGGAAGATGTCTTTGTGTTCTTCAAGCTGTTGCTTGATTCCTTCCAAGGTATCGATGACCGATACACTTTTCTTGGATCGCCCAAAGTTTCGTTTGAGCAGGGATTGGGTCACCATTCCCAGCACCTCCGAACTAGCGCGGAGGATATCGATGTGTTTTTGGTTTTCTCTTCGTTTGGTGATGACAGACTCGATGTCGACATCGTGGTGCACGGCCAATTTCACCATTTCATCATACACGACCTCCAGAACCTGAAACTGGTCCTGTTGCTCTGCGACACGCTCAGCTTTTCGAAGATTGTAGAAGGATTCCCGGTAGAGTCCCCGCTCACGGAACAGGACCGCCAGCTGAATATAGGAGTAGGACTCAATGGAATTTTTGTAATTGAAATGATAGAAAAGAAGGCTCTTTTCGAGATTGTTCATCAGCTTGTTTCGAAGCCGATAGTAACTATTTCGGGCCTTGGCACCGGAGCTCCCATAAAATTGCTTAATGACATCCTCCTCTGATTCCTTAAATTTCCCCGCTCGGATCGCGTCAAAAAGAATCAATAGCTTCTTTTCTTCATCTGCCTTAAAACGATTGGATAAGATCTTGAATCGTCTTACCTCATCACTTGTCAGGTTTTCTATGATGCGCTCGAGAATATCCACGTTGATGAAAAAACGTTAAGAAAGTATCAAAAAAAGTTAGGGTATCACTTTGCTTAATACAATAGTATAGTTGGGGCTAATTGTAAAGCTCAAGGTAGCGATTTTGTACGAGAAATCTAAGGGATCTCACTAAGATACGACTTTTTCTTACCCTTTTAACCATCAATTATCCTTGTCCTACAAATTATTGATTTGGCATTTTTCGACATGCGAATCTGTAGCAATTCTCAATTATTTGCACCCAAACATAGCTTTTGTGAAACACTATGGCTATTTCTTTATCGAAAATTGAAAATCCAGCCCATCCAATCGCTTTATAACGCCGGAACCTGATCCCCTTTTTTTCACAATAATGCGCTCTATATTTTGATTTTTTTTCCAAAAAATTTTTCGGCCCGAATCGTATACAAATCAACGATTCGGGCCGAACACTGTTCCATTTAGTCGAAATAAGCCACTTTGGGTAGCTCAACGAAAGCTATACTTTTTCTAAGGGAGGCTCTTCGGCAGCGGCTCGCTCAATCAATTTGGCCGCAAGCTCTTTGCCCAAAAACAGATCGATTCCCCAGTGTACCACATACAAAAGTGGCGTGAGGACCAACGCCATCAAAAATTTGTAGCAATAGGATACGACCCCTAGGGCAATCACCAATCCGAACTCCATGCGCTGCTCGGGAGGTGGAAGCAGATAGAATGCCAAGAAGAGCACCACATAGCTATCTACCAACTGAGATACCAGCGTAGACCCGGTGGCTCGAAGCCAAAGCATCTTCTCGCCTGTGATCTTCCGAATCCGCTGAAAGACCATGACATCCACCAACTGCCCAATCAGGAACGCGGTAAGTGAACCAATGATGATTCTGAGACCTTGTCCAAATACCCGTCCGAAAGCAACGTCAATATTGGGGTCGATATCTTGGTGAAGGTCCAGCCAAAAGGCAGCAGGTGAAACCTCCATCGCCATATACACCATCAGAAATGCATAGGCGATCAAACCAGATGCCAGGAAAGTCAACAATCTCACCCCTCGGCGGCCAAAGTATTCATTGATGATATCGGTCATGATGAACACCACCGGCCAAAGCAGAACCCCCGCTGTCAGGTTGAATGAAAGGCCCGACTGACCAAACAAGGTCCAATTCACGGGCTCCATTCCCAGTGTTGCCTCCAAGGAAAAGATCTTTCCCCCAATAAATTCTGCGATGAGGGCATTGGTGACAAAAAAGCCACCCAAAATGATGAATAGGAGGTTTTCGCGCTTTAACAGCATCAGACGTAATCTTTGACGTTGAAGAGGTTGCCTTCGCGAGCCAGTAGGGTATTGGGAAATACAGTACGAGCTTCGTCCAGCAATGGCTGAAGATCGCGATACCTTGCGGAGAAGTGTCCCAGTAGCAGTTGATTGACATTGGCCTGCTGGGCAATTCTTCCTGCATCAAGGGCGGTAGAATGGCAAGTGGCCTCAGCGCGATCACGCAGATTGTTCAGGAACGTGGACTCGTGATAGAGGAGTCTGGTATCCTTGATGTGATCGATCAGCGCTTCATTGTATTTGGTATCCGAGCAGTAGGCAAATGACAGAGGCGCGTCCGGGGTCATCAGCACATCTTCGGGCGTCACTACCCGACCATCTTCGAGCGTGATGACATTGCCTTGCTTGAGAAGGGTGAAGTAGTTGTTGGGGACCTCAAGTGCCTTCGCCTTGTAGAAGTCGAATTTGGGCTTCTTGTTGGTTTCCACAAATCGGAACCCGCGGCAGAAGATCCGATGATCCAACGGCAAAACCTCAACCTTGTACTTGGGCGTCTGATACAGGATGGAGCCAGGCTCAAAATCCTCTAGCGGAACAAAATCCAATTCGTAGTTGAGGTAGCTATGTGTCTGGGCGAATACCACATCCAGAATCTTCTTGAGACCCGATGGAGCAAACATCTTGAGGGGGAAGTTCCGCTCGTACAGACTTAGGGAAGTCAGCAAACCGGGAACACCCAACACATGATCACCATGAAGATGGGAAATGAAAATTGCATCAAGTCGTGAGAATTTCACTTTATGCTTGAGCAACTGAATCTGAGTAGCTTCCCCACAATCGACCAAGTGGTGACGATCATTGATAGTCACCACTTGAGCAGAGGGCATGCGAGTGTTGGTTGGGATAGCGGCGCTCGTTCCCAGAATCCGTACTTGAAACACCTGAGTTTTGGATCTTAAATTGGCACAAGAAAGAGAGGATGAATGAGGGCAGCTAGTTCAATTCCGGCTCGCCTCCAGCATCATCGACGATCTCCTTTTCGATCTCCGACATGAATACGGCCTCGCGGGCTTCTTCTTCGGTAGAGACCAAATTGAGGACATCATTTAGACGGGAAATCTCCATCAATTTGCGAACGTGGTCATTGATTCCACAGACAACCAAAATCCCGTTGGTGGAAGTACACAGACGGTTGGCAGTCAGAATGGCGCTCAGACCAGAGCTATCCACATACTTTACGTCAGATAGATCCAAGATCAAATTGCGGTTTCCGCGAAAATTCAACTGAGTGAATTCGTGCTTTACGGCAGGAGAAATGCGGGAATCCAACTTTTCCTCCATCAATTTGAAGACAGTGAACCTATCCTCCACGTTTTGCTCAAAACGCATATCTCTTGTTAATTTACAACGTCTTTAATCCAAAGATAAGGAATCTTGACCAATCACCCCAAGTAGGGCTTCGCGCAGTGGCGAGGATAAGGTTTGATTGGAAAATATGTTCACCTCATGGGTATTTTTCCAGCTTCCAATGCAATTCATAGACCTTCCCTCCAAGGGCGAATGTCTCGATCCGTATTCTGCAAGGTATGGTTTTACCTCGGTTTGTATGCCACGCTTTGCCTATTATTTGCGCTTCCCAGCAAAAGTATTGCACAATCCTCCATCCCTCCCGAGGATCTTCAGCTACAATTGTGCAACAGAATCAATGCATACAGGGCAGAAATGGGGCTTACAGCGCTTACTTGGTCGGATTCATTGACATTGATAGCTGCCAAGCATTCGGATGCAATGGCTGAACATCGGCGTCCATTTAGCCACAAAGGATTCAAGAAAAGGGCCAAACAGGTCTATCAATGGTGGCAATCCGCTACAGGGGTATCGGAGAATCTCTATTTCACGACTTGGACAGGAGACTTGGTGGAAATGGCCTTCGAAGGCTGGAAAACGAGCCAAGGCCATCACGAAAATATGATCGGCGCCTACGATATGACTGGCATCTCCATCGTCAAAAATCGCAAGGGAGAATACTTTATCACCCAATTATTCGTCCAACTGCCATGATCCTAAACCTACCCCCCTACCGGATTCCTGTCAAGGTCCTCAAAGCCGAAAAACCTCGGATTCAGATCAAGTTCCTTCCCGAATCCCCAGAGTTGATCATCATCTCTCCTACCGGCACTTTTTCGGAATCGGTCCGAGCGTTTATTCAGCAAAAGGAGAGATGGATTCGGCAGCACTATCCGCGAAACCTCAACCAGCACAATGCCCGGCAGCAGTTCCATCAAAAATTGAAGGCGCATCAGATTCAGATTCTGGGGACAGAACGAGCGTTTCAATTCACACCAAGCCGCCGAGAGCATGTGAAACTCACTGCGAAAGCTATTGAAGTTGAGCACGTCCCTTTTCGGGATCAAAAGGACGAGATGATCTTCAAATACAATGCGCTCAGGACGCTTGCCAAACCCATTTTGACCCAAAGGACGCATCAATGGGCAGCCAAAACGCAAAGCCGTTTCAACCAAGTCCGCGTCAAGGATCACAAGTCCAAATGGGGCTCATGCAGCAACAAGGACAATATCAACCTCAATTGGCACCTGATCTTGTTGCCTGAAATCTTGATGGATTATGTGATTGTGCATGAATTGATGCATCTGCGCGTCTTCAATCACAGCCCCGAGTTCTGGCAGGAAGTGGCTCGGTACATGCCCAATTACCAGCAATACGACCATGATTTGGAGACCTACCGATGGATGATCGGCATTTTCGAGCCTTTTATCCGCTGATGGGCTTGGTCGCGGCCACCATCCGATCCTTTCCCTGAAGATCCTTGCGCAATTCGGCTTCCATCCAACCAAGTTCCTGCACCATCGCCACAATGCTGGACCCAAAATCCATGTGAATCTCGAAATACAATCGACCACCGGGCCTCACCCATTTCATCGCCTGAGCGGCTACCGCGCGATAAAACAACAGGGGATCATGATCCGGGACAAACAGCGCAAGGTGTGGCTCATGCTTGATCACTCGATCGGACATCTCTTCCAGCTCCTTCTGCGGAATGTAAGGCGGATTGCTCACCACAAAATCCAGCTTGGCATCCCAGTGTTGGCGAGGCGCAAGGATATCATCGAGAATCATGTCCACCTTGGCGGTCAATTCTTCTGCATTGACTTGGGCAATCTTCAAGGCCGCTTCGCTCACATCCATTCCCATGATCTGGTTGGAGACGTTGATTTGATCCCACTCCAATGCCAAGGTAATTGGAATACAACCAGTTCCTGTTCCGACATCTAGCCCACAAATCGGCTGTCCAGCCCTTCGCAATCTTGCCCATTCTTCCCGAATCCAAACGACCAGCTCCTCCGTTTCCCGGCGGGGAATGAGCGTATCTGGAGAAACTCGAAAGTCCCGCCCATAAAAATGCCCTTGGCCCAACGCATACTGGACAGGTAGACCCTGAGCGACTTTTCGCGCCATCTCGATCCCTTTGGCAAAGACTGCCTCGTCGATTGCCGCATCGACATTCAATTGCTGCCGAGTCCAAGACCATGAAGAAACCCCCTCTGCGATCCATCTAGTCAAAAAAGGCACCTCAGATGCTTCAACGCCAGAGGTCAACTCCTGCCGAATGGCCGCATGAAATTCCGCAAAGCTTGGTGTATCCATTCCGCAAAGGTAGCAATTCCGAATCTCCCTGAAATTGTTTGTCTGGACCATTCGGAAAACCTTCGCAATCCAGACGGGTTCTTACATACTCAGCCATTGCCCAGTCCAAGTAGCTAAATATATGAGATTTCAGGCGTTTCCTGATCGCTGATCGTTATTTGGCGCATAACAGCCATTTAGATCACCATTGAGCATCAACAGGAGGCTCCCGAGGAGTAGTTGAAGTAGGGTAAAAAATGGAGAGATTGTCCCATACTCACAATCGACAGTCAATTCCAACATGATCCTATGAAGCAAAGCTACCCTTAGATCTATCACCCATAATTTTGATCTGTATGTTGCTTCGTTTAATGGCAGTTTTCTCTTTCGGGATCTGCACGATATTGGGCACAACAGCTTATGCCCAGCTTGATATCCGTCAGGAGGACCAATTCTGGCGCAAAAGGGTAGTGAATAGAATCAGTCTGATTGAAAAGATCAACGCTCCATTGATTCGTCACGAGTCCAATTATTATGGAGACAATCAAGCCTACCCAGAAGTGGAAGGAATGGTCGTCTCGCTGATGCACGGACTTCGGGATGGCAAGTACCTCGCGTTTGACCCGGATGATTGGGAAAAACAGTATGACTATGCCGGACTGATGGAGCGGATGAGCGAGTTCGACCAGGCATTGATGGAGTACGAATCCTATGATGAAGAAGGGCCGGGCGACGATCTCGAAGGGTATTCAGAAGACTTCGAATCTTCCGACTACGAGGAGTTCGAAGAAGAAACAGACGAATGGACCGAAGTGGAAGGCGATGAATGGGACACCGAATTTGACACGGTTGACGAAGAAGCAGTAGCCGAAATCGAGGAAGACCCAGACATGGCGCAATATGAAGAGGTTATCCACGTGGTAGAAGATTGGATCTTCGACAAGAATCGCACGAAACTGGAGCACGTTATCGATTACTTCGAAATCGTCTGGGTTGATCCTTCCGGGACATTGCCGGAGAAAGTGCTTGCACGATTCAAATGGGATGATGTACGCGATCAGCTCGACAACACCCAGTGGAAAAACAGATACAATGATGCCGAAGTGCGATCTGTCACCGAGGTATTTGAGATGCGGATATTCCATGCCTACCCGATCAACATTGGCGGAGAAGGCATCCGGACCCTCCAAGAAGCCGAATTCCGCCGCCAAGAACTGGTGCAGTTTGAGCACGAGTTGTGGAACTACTAGGCAGGAATTCATTCCACACAGATACAAAATAGCCCCCAACATGAGTCATCCCGAGCTATCGGTTTGACTCATGTTTTTTTTGGGGAGGGATTCTGTGTTGGGAGTTATGGCAACTCTTGGATGCTCGGCAAGCCCTGGGAGATTCCACCTCTGCCGCCGACGCGCGGGCCTTGGCCGATGGCAGGCTGGAATGACGGGAGGGGGCAATATGTTTTGAAGGGATTGGCTGATCTTTCGGTCCCAAACTCCAAGCCCCATACGTCATCCTCGACGGCCATAGCCACGGCCCCAGCGTTGGCGCCGATCGGGGATCTCCTGAGTTCGTGCATGATTTCCAAGTCCACCCCTCCTGTGTCATTCTGGAAAATCTGAAGCACAGGCCTGTGCGCTGGGGATTTATTCAGAATCTTGGGAGGGATGAATGCCCAGTGCCCCAAAAGATCCTGAATCGCCCACCATCGCAATGGGCCTCGGCGATGGACGTTCAGGATGACACGATGGTAGTGGATGAAATCCTGCCCGGCAGGCGCTCAACCTGCGACTCCCATTGCAGGGACGCAAAATTTCGACGCGATGGCAGGCTGGAATGACGGGAGGGGGCAATATGTTTTGAAGGGATTGGCTGATCTTTCGGTCCCAAACTCCAAGCCCCATACGTCATCCTCGACGGCCATAGCCACGGCCCCAGCGTTGGCGCCGATCGGGGATCTCCTGAGTTCGTGCATGAATTCCAAGCCACCCCTCCTGTGTCATTCTGGAAAATCTGAAGCGCAGGCCTGTGCGCTGGGGATTTATTCAGAATCTTGGGAGGGATGAATGCCCAGTGCCCCAAAAGATCCTGAATCGCCCACCATCGCAATGGGCCTCGGCGATGGACGTTCAGGATGACACGATGGTAGTGGATGAAATCCTGCCCGGCAGGCGCTCAACCTGCGACTCCCATTGCAGGGACGCAAAATTTCGACGCGATGGCAGGCTGGAATGACGGGAGGGGGCAATATGTTTTGAAGGGATTGGCTGATCTTTCGGTCCCAAACTCCAAGCCCCATACGTCATCCTCGACGGCCATAGCCACGGCCCCAGCGTTGGCGCCGATCGGGGATCTCCTGAGTTCGTGCATGAATTCCAAGCCACCCCTCCTGTGTCATTCTGGAAAATCTGAAGCGCAGGCCTGTGCGCTGGGGATTTATTCAGAATCTTGGGAGGGATGAATGCCCAGTGCCCCAAAAGATCCTGAATCGCCCACCATCGCAATGGGCCTCGGCGATGGACGTTCAGGATGAAATGATGGCGGTGGATAAAATCCTGCCCTGCGGGCCGGAGCATTTGCCCAAAACCAGCTCAGTCAAGATAAATTCCGCCTCCCGAAGGCCCGCGCCCTGAATTTTCCGAGGTGACGCAACATGATTGTTTAACATATGTGAATGCGCTGTAGGTGCGATACATCACAGGCAAGGGTTTCCAACCCTTGACTATGCTTGTGCATGAGCGTTTTTTTCGATCCAGCAGAATATATGCTCGGGCATTGCAAAAATCGGCGTATTTTGACCATCGCTGAAAATGAGTCTATGAAACGTTTCTTTTTGCTGATGCTCCCGTGGATTTGCGGGACGTGGGCCATGGCCCAAACCATCCCATCTCCTGCTGAGTATCTCGGATATTCGTTAGGAAAGACCTACACCTATCATCACCAAATCGTCTCCTATGTAGATATGGTGGGGGAAAAATCGCCCTATGTGCAGGTCCAATCTTATGGTTCCACAGCCGAAGGTCGCCCGCTCAAGGTTGCCTATATTTCCTCTCCCCAACATCTCCAGAATCTAGATGCCATCAGAACCCGCCATCTCCAACAAGCCGGCATTGAATCAGGGGAAACCGATGCAGTGGACTTGCCGATTGTCTGGCTCAGCTACAATATTCACGGCAATGAAGCCTCAGCTTCCGAAGCGGCCCTCCAAACGCTTTATCAATTGGCGACCCAGCAGGAACTCCAATCTATGCTAGACAGCCTAATCGTGATCATCGACCCCTGCATCAATCCGGATGGGCGGGACCGATTTGTCAATTGGTTCAAACAGGCCGCCAATCAACTTCCCAACCCTAACTGGGAAGCGTATGAACACCACGAGCCTTGGCCGGGTGGGCGATTCAACCATTATCTGTTTGACTTGAACCGCGATTGGTGCTGGCAGACCCAAAAGGAAAGTCGGGATCGTGCGCGGCTCTACCAGACTTGGTTTCCGCATATCCATGTGGATTTCCATGAGATGTTCCCCAACAGCCCCTACTACTTTGCGCCTGCTGCTGCACCGTATCACGAGGTCATCACTGAGTGGCAGCGAACCTTCCAGACAGAAGTCGGCAAGCGCCATGCATCCTATTTTGATGCTCAAGGCTGGTTTTATTACACGGGTGAATCTTTTGACTTGCTGTATCCTAGCTATGGAGATACCTGGCCCACTTATCAGGGAGCAGTCGGTTTCACCTATGAGCAGGCTGGACATGGAGTTTCCGGTGTGGCCATCCTTGAAAACTCAGGAGATACCTTGACGCTTGCCGATCGGATCTCCCACCATTTCCTGACGGGAATTTCCACCGTTGAATCCGCGCATGCCTACCATTCCGAATTGATCTCCGAATTCAATTCCTATATCGACCGTGCGATCAATAATCCCATTGGTCCATACAAAACCTACACAGTATCCATCTCCGAAACCCCAGAAGCTACCTTGGGGGCTTTTTGTGAACTGCTGGAACACAATGGCATCGAGTATGGCTATGCCAAGCAGAATACCCGCCAATCGGGATTCAGCTACCAAACACAGAAAACCGAGACTGTATCCATTCAAGCAGGAGATTTGGTGATTTCGGCCTATCAGGCTCAATCCAACCTTCTGAGGGTATTGCTTGAACCATCCACGATGCTGGAGGATTCCGTCACCTACGACCTGACAGCTTGGGCATTGCCGTATGCATACGATCTCCACGCTTATGCCTTGCCAGCCAAGCTCACCCCAAGTGCCCAACGACCCTTTCAGGACCCTGCTGGAGAATTGGACGCAGCATACGCTTACGCTTTCAGGTGGAATAGTGCGGCATCTGCTCAGTTTTTGGCTCAGCTTTCCCGCTCTGGAATCATGGTCAAGCAAGCACGTGTGCCTTTTGAGCATCAAGGGGAGCGTTATCCAAATGGAACGATGGTGATTCCCGGCCGAATCCTCCAAGACCCTGCGGTCAGAAAAAGTATCTCTCAACTGGCCCAAAGCTTGGCAGTACCGCTGATTCCCATCGAAACTGGGTTTACAGATGCGGGTCCGGATCTGGGCTCTGATACTTTCTCTTGGATTGGTCCCAAATCGGTGGCCATCGTCCGAGGAAAAGGCGTGAACCCTACAAGCTTCGGAGAGGTCTGGCATCTATTCGAAGCACAGATCCAATATCCGACTACGGTGATTGATCGCTCCTATTTTGCAGAAGCGGATCTATCGCAGGTTCAGGTGTTGATCTTGGCGGATGGCAACTAT is a window from the Pontibacter sp. G13 genome containing:
- a CDS encoding queuosine precursor transporter, which translates into the protein MLLKRENLLFIILGGFFVTNALIAEFIGGKIFSLEATLGMEPVNWTLFGQSGLSFNLTAGVLLWPVVFIMTDIINEYFGRRGVRLLTFLASGLIAYAFLMVYMAMEVSPAAFWLDLHQDIDPNIDVAFGRVFGQGLRIIIGSLTAFLIGQLVDVMVFQRIRKITGEKMLWLRATGSTLVSQLVDSYVVLFLAFYLLPPPEQRMEFGLVIALGVVSYCYKFLMALVLTPLLYVVHWGIDLFLGKELAAKLIERAAAEEPPLEKV
- a CDS encoding ribonuclease Z; the encoded protein is MFQVRILGTSAAIPTNTRMPSAQVVTINDRHHLVDCGEATQIQLLKHKVKFSRLDAIFISHLHGDHVLGVPGLLTSLSLYERNFPLKMFAPSGLKKILDVVFAQTHSYLNYELDFVPLEDFEPGSILYQTPKYKVEVLPLDHRIFCRGFRFVETNKKPKFDFYKAKALEVPNNYFTLLKQGNVITLEDGRVVTPEDVLMTPDAPLSFAYCSDTKYNEALIDHIKDTRLLYHESTFLNNLRDRAEATCHSTALDAGRIAQQANVNQLLLGHFSARYRDLQPLLDEARTVFPNTLLAREGNLFNVKDYV
- a CDS encoding STAS domain-containing protein; this encodes MRFEQNVEDRFTVFKLMEEKLDSRISPAVKHEFTQLNFRGNRNLILDLSDVKYVDSSGLSAILTANRLCTSTNGILVVCGINDHVRKLMEISRLNDVLNLVSTEEEAREAVFMSEIEKEIVDDAGGEPELN
- a CDS encoding CAP domain-containing protein, whose amino-acid sequence is MGIFPASNAIHRPSLQGRMSRSVFCKVWFYLGLYATLCLLFALPSKSIAQSSIPPEDLQLQLCNRINAYRAEMGLTALTWSDSLTLIAAKHSDAMAEHRRPFSHKGFKKRAKQVYQWWQSATGVSENLYFTTWTGDLVEMAFEGWKTSQGHHENMIGAYDMTGISIVKNRKGEYFITQLFVQLP
- a CDS encoding M48 family metallopeptidase, giving the protein MILNLPPYRIPVKVLKAEKPRIQIKFLPESPELIIISPTGTFSESVRAFIQQKERWIRQHYPRNLNQHNARQQFHQKLKAHQIQILGTERAFQFTPSRREHVKLTAKAIEVEHVPFRDQKDEMIFKYNALRTLAKPILTQRTHQWAAKTQSRFNQVRVKDHKSKWGSCSNKDNINLNWHLILLPEILMDYVIVHELMHLRVFNHSPEFWQEVARYMPNYQQYDHDLETYRWMIGIFEPFIR
- the prmC gene encoding peptide chain release factor N(5)-glutamine methyltransferase, which translates into the protein MDTPSFAEFHAAIRQELTSGVEASEVPFLTRWIAEGVSSWSWTRQQLNVDAAIDEAVFAKGIEMARKVAQGLPVQYALGQGHFYGRDFRVSPDTLIPRRETEELVVWIREEWARLRRAGQPICGLDVGTGTGCIPITLALEWDQINVSNQIMGMDVSEAALKIAQVNAEELTAKVDMILDDILAPRQHWDAKLDFVVSNPPYIPQKELEEMSDRVIKHEPHLALFVPDHDPLLFYRAVAAQAMKWVRPGGRLYFEIHMDFGSSIVAMVQELGWMEAELRKDLQGKDRMVAATKPISG
- a CDS encoding M14 family metallopeptidase — protein: MKRFFLLMLPWICGTWAMAQTIPSPAEYLGYSLGKTYTYHHQIVSYVDMVGEKSPYVQVQSYGSTAEGRPLKVAYISSPQHLQNLDAIRTRHLQQAGIESGETDAVDLPIVWLSYNIHGNEASASEAALQTLYQLATQQELQSMLDSLIVIIDPCINPDGRDRFVNWFKQAANQLPNPNWEAYEHHEPWPGGRFNHYLFDLNRDWCWQTQKESRDRARLYQTWFPHIHVDFHEMFPNSPYYFAPAAAPYHEVITEWQRTFQTEVGKRHASYFDAQGWFYYTGESFDLLYPSYGDTWPTYQGAVGFTYEQAGHGVSGVAILENSGDTLTLADRISHHFLTGISTVESAHAYHSELISEFNSYIDRAINNPIGPYKTYTVSISETPEATLGAFCELLEHNGIEYGYAKQNTRQSGFSYQTQKTETVSIQAGDLVISAYQAQSNLLRVLLEPSTMLEDSVTYDLTAWALPYAYDLHAYALPAKLTPSAQRPFQDPAGELDAAYAYAFRWNSAASAQFLAQLSRSGIMVKQARVPFEHQGERYPNGTMVIPGRILQDPAVRKSISQLAQSLAVPLIPIETGFTDAGPDLGSDTFSWIGPKSVAIVRGKGVNPTSFGEVWHLFEAQIQYPTTVIDRSYFAEADLSQVQVLILADGNYRDLQPQLLAFAQNGGTIIAMEGAIGTFTHTPEGANPPTMLASAIQAQEALSQELETENGSEPSFSELPKYGEQDRNQISDMVAGSIYQIALDPTNPLAYGQDESTFLLKRNSSVYPFLSNGGWTAGAFTSGDPIAGFTGASLREEIGQTMAIGMEPHGRGKIIYFTDSPIIRGFWNSGVLLMANAVFMP